One region of Drosophila kikkawai strain 14028-0561.14 chromosome 2R, DkikHiC1v2, whole genome shotgun sequence genomic DNA includes:
- the LOC138928080 gene encoding uncharacterized protein, with protein MLRQVLVDVDDRKFQYILWRSNPVEPVRTFELNTVTYGTETAPYLAIRSMIYLADQHSNKFKENTSNCDWGHIPTHDNPVDLLSRGCNAAELLQSIWLDGPAYLLRDQLHRPADSSGNIDPDVVQMEKRKSAFTIVTINNRLLAAALTISSHNRCILVVAWVLRFVHFARKLQPFATLSPSPQELSPALHCICWNLQAKHFSEDIGLLQKGKLTRTNLRNLNPFLQVTDGFELLKVGGRLELVNVPDTQRHPILLPSKDFFVHQYVQHIHLKNFHAGPKALVAHIRLRFCIVNARDLACRVVRSCVHCVLYRPTLEKQVMGQLPVERLTPSRPFSRCGVDFCGPINIYACI; from the exons ATGTTAAGACAAGTCCTCGTCGACGTGGATGACCGTAAGTTTCAGTACATTCTCTGGAGGAGCAACCCCGTAGAACCAGTACGCACCTTCGAACTCAACACTGTAACTTATGGGACCGAAACGGCACCATACCTAGCCATACGAAGCATGATATATCTGGCGGATCAACATTCGAACAAGTTCAAG GAAAACACTTCCAATTGCGACTGGGGACATATTCCGACACACGATAATCCAGTAGATCTACTCTCCAGGGGCTGCAACGCAGCTGAATTACTGCAGTCGATATGGCTCGACGGTCCCGCATATTTACTACGAGATCAGCTACACAGGCCAGCGGATAGTTCTGGCAATATTGATCCGGATGTGGTCCAGATGGAAAAACGCAAATCGGCCTTTACTATAGTCACCATCAACAATCGTCTTCTGGCAGCTGCATTAACTATTAGCTCTCACAATCGTTGCATACTAGTTGTCGCCTGGGTACTTCGTTTTGTTCACTTCGCCAGAAAGCTGCAGCCGTTCGCAACATTATCGCCATCACCACAAGAATTGTCTCCCGCATTGCACTGTATTTGTTGGAACTTGCAGGCCAAGCATTTCTCTGAGGATATAGGACTGTTGCAAAAGGGCAAGCTGACTCGAACTAACTTAAGAAATCTGAATCCCTTCCTACAGGTTACTGATGGGTTCGAGTTGCTCAAGGTCGGAGGTCGTCTGGAACTAGTCAATGTTCCTGACACCCAAAGGCATCCAATTCTTCTCCCAAGCAAGGACTTCTTTGTGCACCAATACGTACAGCACATCCATTTGAAGAATTTCCACGCCGGCCCAAAGGCTCTAGTCGCACATATACGCCTACGATTTTGCATCGTCAATGCACGGGACTTGGCATGCCGCGTCGTAAGGTCATGCGTACACTGCGTACTCTATCGACCAACTCTGGAGAAACAAGTCATGGGTCAACTGCCCGTCGAGCGCCTGACGCCATCAAGACCATTCTCTAGATGCGGTGTTGACTTTTGCGGTCCGATTAACATATACGCGTGTATTTGA
- the LOC121503186 gene encoding uncharacterized protein, translating to MVKFLQLNLNHCRAAQDLLSQTVFEEEIDIAVLSEPYKSKAEGVWQQSADGGAAIWSCGQSPGHLSQRASRPGYARAKVQATTIYSCYLAPSLHIDAFRDILQEIARDARGRSPVLIAGDNAWSTAWGSSKTTQRGTILLDALATLDVCLLNDGARCTYSKAGRESIIDLTFASPELCRTSHWKVTDLLTYSDHAAIITQTTHSQQGPSLRQSAYKVHTLNADTLLSSMDGNVITGDANTCADILAARIKAACDAAMASSTRGNGRRPVPWWNHEISVARSECLSVSRRSCQRSRGRPTQALFETCYKEKKKALKIAIKTSKSRCFQELCDAADQEPFGSAYKLVMGKLYRPPTPTSQEQLGAIISTLFPSQPPLVLPNIAASEAIFIGARSTRYER from the coding sequence AtggttaagtttttacagCTTAACTTAAACCACTGCAGAGCTGCCCAAGATCTGTTGTCACAGACGGTTTTCGAGGAGGAAATTGACATTGCTGTACTGAGTGAACCGTACAAGTCAAAGGCAGAGGGAGTATGGCAACAGAGTGCGGATGGTGGTGCAGCCATATGGAGCTGCGGGCAGTCCCCTGGACACCTGTCGCAGAGGGCGTCGAGACCTGGCTATGCAAGGGCTAAGGTCCAAGCAACCACCATCTACAGCTGCTACCTAGCCCCGAGCTTGCATATAGATGCCTTTAGAGACATCTTGCAGGAGATCGCCCGAGACGCCCGCGGAAGATCCCCAGTACTAATCGCTGGGGACAATGCGTGGTCCACCGCCTGGGGGAGCTCGAAAACGACTCAGCGGGGAACCATCCTTCTGGACGCCCTGGCCACATTAGACGTTTGTCTCCTGAACGATGGAGCTAGATGCACCTATAGCAAGGCAGGCAGAGAGTCAATCATTGACCTGACTTTCGCCAGCCCGGAGCTCTGCCGGACCAGCCACTGGAAGGTCACGGATCTGCTCACATACAGCGACCACGCAGCCATTATCACCCAGACGACGCACAGCCAGCAGGGCCCGTCTCTCCGGCAATCTGCGTACAAGGTACACACCCTTAACGCAGATACACTCCTAAGCAGTATGGATGGCAACGTCATCACTGGCGACGCCAACACCTGCGCCGACATATTAGCTGCGAGAATCAAGGCTGCTTGTGATGCCGCCATGGCGAGCTCCACTAGAGGAAATGGAAGGAgaccagtcccctggtggaatCATGAGATATCCGTCGCCAGGAGCGAGTGCCTCTCTGTGTCAAGGCGAAGCTGTCAACGAAGTAGAGGGCGTCCCACGCAAGCGCTGTTCGAGACATGCTacaaggagaagaaaaaagcCCTCAAAATCGCTATTAAGACGAGTAAGAGCAGGTGCTTCCAAGAGCTGTGCGATGCAGCAGACCAGGAACCCTTCGGCTCGGCCTACAAGCTGGTCATGGGCAAGCTCTACAGACCGCCGACTCCAACCTCCCAGGAACAACTTGGAGCTATAATCTCCACGCTGTTCCCGTCGCAGCCGCCCCTCGTGCTGCCAAACATTGCTGCGAGTGAAGCGATCTTCATCGGAGCACGATCGACGCGATACGAGAGGTAA